GGTACGATCCCTCATGTTCACGGAAAACAACAGATTGAACATTTGGCAAATCAAGCTCTGCATCAATTAAAGTAAATTGTGTTTCAGGAAATTCTGGCGCTACTTTCTGCAAAGCTGGAATCTGCGCAAAGCCAACAACGACAATGATATTCGCTCCTTTTTTAGCCATCTGTCTCAAAAATTGTTCAGATTGCGACTCATTCGTAATTTGGAATTCCCAAAAATCAACCCCAGTGTCTTCTTTATATTTTTTCAGACCATTATAAACGCCTTCATTGAAGGATTTATCATGCTTTGTTGCCATATCATACAAAACTGCAGGCTGAAATTCTTGTTTTGCTGCTGCCTCTACAGACAAACCACAAACACCAATAAGAACAAAAAACGCACCAACAAGTTTACAAAGTCTCTGAAACATCTAATTTACCTCTTTCCTTCATTCTACTATCTGCTGTTAAATCAGTAAAACCAACCCATAAGGTGTAAAAAACTGCCCTAGTATGGGCAGCTATTAGTCTCTGTATAATTGACGATCTGTATTTTCCCATCGATGATATCCTGCTTCAACTGCTTAATCGTCGCAAGCATATCTTCTGAAAACAAACTTTTATTGTACTCATCATAAGCCCATTCAACACCGTCATCTTTAACACCATAACTTACAAGGCCGGCCTTCCATGTGCCATCATGAGCATCCTTTACTGCACGATAGGCCGCCAAATCAATTCTTTTCACCATTGAAGTTAAAACATGTCCAGGGTAGAGATAGTTTTGATTACTATCAACACCAATACCAAACTTTCCTTTGTCTGCTGCAGCTTGCAACACACCAATACCTGAACGGCCAGCTGCTGCATAAATCACATCAACACCGCGCTCAAACTGGCTAATGGCGAGCTCACCAGCTTTTGTTGGGTCAGCCCAAGCAGCTTGTGTTGTTCCAACCATATTTTGGAACAGCTCTACATCTTTGTTAACGTGTTTGGCCCCTTGAATATAACCACAACTAAATCTTTTGATGAGCGGAATATCCATACCACCGACAAAGCCTAGCTTGCCTGTTTGAGACTTCATTGCTGCAATCGCACCTACAAGAAAAGAGCCTTCGTGATCTTTATAAACAATTGATTGCACATTTGGCAGATCAACAACACCATCAATCAATGTAAATTTTACATTCGGAAATTCTTTTGCAACTTTTTCGACCGGTTTGATTTGATCAAAGCCCGTTGTCACAATAATATCTGACCCTCTACGCGCAAGCTGTCTTAGATATTGCTCACCATGCGTCTCATTCATGGTCTCTGATTCTTTATAAGCGATACCTGTTTCTTGTTTAAATTTTTCCATACCTTGGTAGGCAGCTTCATTAAAGGACTTATCAAATTTTGTGCCCAATCCATAGACAATGGCTGGTGAAAATGTTTTTTCTTCTGCGCTAGCATTTTGACTCAGCACATGAGAAGAAATAAAGGATACTAGGAATAAAAATGCGAAAAGAATTTTTTGTTTCATAACACTACACTCCACTATAGATTGATGATGCTTTACTTTATACACGTTCCTACAAATTTTTAAAGAGAAATTTCACTCAAAATTCATTATTTTTTACATTGCGCACAAAATGTTTCACAAATCCTCTTGAACCATGCATAATCAAAGCATCGACACCAAAAATAAATCATGTTAGGCACGCAAAGAAACAATGGATACGATTTGGTTTTTTTTAAATGGCTTTTTAATTGGAATTGCAATCGCAGCTCCGGTTGGTCCGATTGCCCTTCTCTGTATCAAACGAACACTTTTGCATGGTGGTCGCATCGGTATCTCTACAGGACTTGGCGCTGCAACGGCAGATAGCCTCTACGGGACCATTGCAGTCCTTGGCATCTCCACAATTATTGACTTTATTAACGGACATAATCTGGAGTTTCGAATTTTTGGTGGATTTGTTCTTATTCTCCTGGCACTTCATGCCTATAAGGCAGACCCACATGATATCACCAAAAGCCCAGATGCAAAATCTTCCCTTTCTGCTTTCGTGTCAGGATTTTTCCTCACGCTCACCAATCCTTTGACGCTCATTGCCTTTTTGACTGCCTTTGCAGCCTTTGGTATTGGCGGCGAAGATGCAACGAAGAAAGACACAATCACATTAATCGGGGGCGTTCTGGCAGGATCATCCATCTGGTGGCTTTTCTTAAATTCATTGATTCTTTTGTGTCGCAAAAAAGTATCTGCCAGACTTGTTGGCATCATCACCAAATCAAGCGCAATTGGTATCTTGATTATTGCAATGTATGTGCTCATCACAGGTATTTTGGAATTCATAGCACAATTATAAAATACCCCCTTCTTTACAAGGGGGGTATTTTATTAATCTTTATAATATGAGACACTAAGTTAATTATACTATGAACGAGGAGTGAAATGTAGTTGACCTACATAAGTGACGAGTGAAGCAGTAGAATTAACTTGGCGCCTCATATTAAGCGACTTTAAGAGTATCTTGACCTTTTTCCCAATTGCATGGGCACAAACCTTCTGTTTGAAGCGCATCAAGAATCCGCAAAATTTCTGCAGGGTTCCGACCAACGCTTAGGTCATTAACTGACACATGGCGGATGACATTGTCTGGGTCCACAATAAAAGTCGCCCTTAAAGCAACACCTTCTTTTTTATCAAGCACGCCAAATGCCGTAGACAACTCTCTTCTAATATCTGATATCAAAGGATATCTTAGCTTTGACAAATCTGTTCTGCTGACCATCCAAGCATGGTGAACAAATTCACTATCAATAGAAACACCTAGCAATTGGGTATTTCTTGATTTGAAAGAATCATACAGATCATTAAACCCAACAAGCTCTGTGGGACAAACAAATGTAAAATCCTTTGGCCAAAAGAAAAAAACTTTCCATTCCGCCTTGTAATCTTGGCTTGTGATTTCCTTAAATGCGTCTTTTGGATTGGTTGAGACAACAGATTTTAGCCTAAATTCAGGCATTTGATCACCGATCGTTAGCATTATAAACTCCTTATATATCATTACAAATTATTACTAAATCTCTAGCTTCTAAAGTAGAGCTTGCAATAACAATACCATTTTCTTTGGCAATTGTCTTTTCTTTTTAGCATAATCAGGGAAACCTCATTATAAATGAACATCTTTTCTATAGAAATTTACACTTCCTTAACGAAAAAAATTTAGTTTAAAAGAAAACAATCTAATAAACGGTAAGGAAACCAGAAGAATGATCAAAAAAAATACACCATTGTTCATAATGGCACTCTCTTTAACAGCATTGTCATCATATGCAACTGCAAATGTCATGCATCCAACAGATGATGGCAATCGAAATGCCGGTCATGACTTCAATCTATCAATCGGTGGATATATAAAATCAATCGCTGGTTTTTATGATTCAAAGTTTATCAATCAAAATCACCGTGATTTTCAAACAGCTTCACAAGTTTATTTTACAGCAAGTAAAAAAGCGGCAAATGGTGTCGAATACAACGCATTCGTTGAATTGTACACCTCAACAGATAGCAGCATCAACAGTAGTGAAGCCTACATCACCATGAAAACAGACTACGGCGTTGTTGGCTTTGGCGACCACCAAAGTCCTGCTGATCGTTTTACTTTCTACGCTCCAAACTTAGGATTCGGTCAAGCTGTCAGAAGCTACAACAATGTTGTTGGCGGGTTCGGACAATCTATTAATGCTGAGTTTGAAGGATTTGTTGATGCGTCCAGCTCTTCACAAATTGGACCAAAAGCACTTGATAGTGAAAACTCAACCAGAATTTATTACCTCACACCACGTGTCAATGGGTTCAGGGCCGGTATTTCGTACGCTCCTGAATTTAACTCAGGCGAAAGCATTATCAGAACCAAGAAAGATGGCCTAACGGCTGCAACTCCATCAATCAACGGAAGCGCCGCACTTAACAATGCGCTCATCGATTATGTACAGCCAAACCAAGATGGAAATAGAGACCCAACGCTAGACAACCGTGGACGTGGTTCGCCAAAAGCTTTCTTCAAAAACTCTTTCAGAGATTTTATTGAGCTTGGGGCAACATGCCAAAAGAAATTTCAAGAAGTTACTTACAGACTCTCAACCACTTATGTTCACGCCGATCACAAATCTGGCGCAACCGCTGCTGGCAAACGCCGTGACATCAATGCCTGGAGCGTTGGCGCACAATTAGACTTTGGGAAAGACTGGCGTCTTGGCGGATCCTACGTTGACAACAAGGGATCTGGGCAACTCAAGTCAAAAAAGAAACAAGATCGTCAAGCTTTTAACTTTGGTGTTGTCTACGAGCCAGGACCGCTTGGCCTTTCAGCAAATATTATCACTGAAGACTTAGGTGGCAGCAACAAGCATGGATCAGGTAAATACTTTGCTTACGGTTTTGGTACAACTTACCAATTAGCACCAGGCATTATGGTTGGATCAGACCTTGTTTTCT
The Alphaproteobacteria bacterium DNA segment above includes these coding regions:
- a CDS encoding BMP family ABC transporter substrate-binding protein translates to MKQKILFAFLFLVSFISSHVLSQNASAEEKTFSPAIVYGLGTKFDKSFNEAAYQGMEKFKQETGIAYKESETMNETHGEQYLRQLARRGSDIIVTTGFDQIKPVEKVAKEFPNVKFTLIDGVVDLPNVQSIVYKDHEGSFLVGAIAAMKSQTGKLGFVGGMDIPLIKRFSCGYIQGAKHVNKDVELFQNMVGTTQAAWADPTKAGELAISQFERGVDVIYAAAGRSGIGVLQAAADKGKFGIGVDSNQNYLYPGHVLTSMVKRIDLAAYRAVKDAHDGTWKAGLVSYGVKDDGVEWAYDEYNKSLFSEDMLATIKQLKQDIIDGKIQIVNYTETNSCPY
- a CDS encoding LysE family transporter, yielding MDTIWFFLNGFLIGIAIAAPVGPIALLCIKRTLLHGGRIGISTGLGAATADSLYGTIAVLGISTIIDFINGHNLEFRIFGGFVLILLALHAYKADPHDITKSPDAKSSLSAFVSGFFLTLTNPLTLIAFLTAFAAFGIGGEDATKKDTITLIGGVLAGSSIWWLFLNSLILLCRKKVSARLVGIITKSSAIGILIIAMYVLITGILEFIAQL
- a CDS encoding porin, giving the protein MIKKNTPLFIMALSLTALSSYATANVMHPTDDGNRNAGHDFNLSIGGYIKSIAGFYDSKFINQNHRDFQTASQVYFTASKKAANGVEYNAFVELYTSTDSSINSSEAYITMKTDYGVVGFGDHQSPADRFTFYAPNLGFGQAVRSYNNVVGGFGQSINAEFEGFVDASSSSQIGPKALDSENSTRIYYLTPRVNGFRAGISYAPEFNSGESIIRTKKDGLTAATPSINGSAALNNALIDYVQPNQDGNRDPTLDNRGRGSPKAFFKNSFRDFIELGATCQKKFQEVTYRLSTTYVHADHKSGATAAGKRRDINAWSVGAQLDFGKDWRLGGSYVDNKGSGQLKSKKKQDRQAFNFGVVYEPGPLGLSANIITEDLGGSNKHGSGKYFAYGFGTTYQLAPGIMVGSDLVFYERKFGKDDISRFVVPSELKTSSSKSKGYVWLVGTQLNF
- a CDS encoding peroxiredoxin, whose amino-acid sequence is MLTIGDQMPEFRLKSVVSTNPKDAFKEITSQDYKAEWKVFFFWPKDFTFVCPTELVGFNDLYDSFKSRNTQLLGVSIDSEFVHHAWMVSRTDLSKLRYPLISDIRRELSTAFGVLDKKEGVALRATFIVDPDNVIRHVSVNDLSVGRNPAEILRILDALQTEGLCPCNWEKGQDTLKVA